The following are encoded in a window of Pseudalgibacter alginicilyticus genomic DNA:
- a CDS encoding DegT/DnrJ/EryC1/StrS family aminotransferase, which translates to MINVTKTFLPPQEEYQAVLKKAWNSGWMTNRGVLVQELEAKLKNYLGVTSIIAMTNGTLPLQIAIKAFGLTDEIITTPFSYVATVSSIVWEGCTPVFVDIHPEYLTIDETKIEAAITPNTTAILATHVFGNPCDVEMIEAIAFKHNLKVIYDAAHCFGVTYKGKSMFEYGDVSTCSFHATKLFHTGEGGALFCKPEYYETMFFHHNFGHNGLEQFHGLGINGKMSEPQAAMGLAILPYMKLVLKERKKICETYNQAFQNTVLQVLRVREFTEWNYSYYPIVFESEEKLLMTQELLNKYGIFPRRYFYPSLNKLPYINQQFIPISDSVSRRILCLPLFVELSEANQTHIINLIKSIL; encoded by the coding sequence ATGATAAACGTTACTAAAACATTTTTACCACCTCAAGAAGAATATCAAGCTGTTTTAAAAAAAGCTTGGAATTCTGGCTGGATGACCAATAGAGGTGTTTTAGTACAAGAACTAGAAGCTAAACTTAAAAACTATTTAGGAGTAACAAGTATTATAGCCATGACTAATGGTACTTTGCCTTTACAAATAGCAATAAAGGCATTCGGTTTAACAGATGAAATTATTACTACTCCATTTAGTTATGTTGCTACAGTTTCAAGTATTGTATGGGAAGGTTGTACACCTGTATTTGTAGATATACATCCAGAATATTTAACCATTGATGAAACTAAAATTGAAGCAGCAATAACACCCAATACTACGGCTATTTTAGCAACTCATGTATTTGGTAATCCTTGTGATGTTGAAATGATCGAAGCTATAGCATTTAAGCATAATTTAAAAGTTATTTATGATGCGGCACATTGTTTTGGAGTAACCTATAAAGGAAAATCTATGTTTGAATATGGAGACGTTAGTACCTGTAGTTTTCATGCTACCAAACTGTTTCATACAGGAGAAGGTGGCGCTTTATTTTGTAAACCAGAGTATTATGAAACTATGTTTTTTCATCATAATTTTGGGCATAATGGTCTAGAACAATTTCATGGTTTAGGTATTAATGGGAAAATGAGTGAGCCTCAAGCGGCAATGGGGTTAGCTATTTTGCCATACATGAAGTTAGTTTTAAAAGAAAGAAAGAAAATTTGTGAAACTTATAATCAAGCATTTCAAAATACAGTTTTGCAAGTTTTGAGAGTTAGAGAATTTACAGAATGGAATTACAGTTATTATCCTATTGTTTTTGAAAGTGAAGAAAAATTATTAATGACACAGGAATTATTAAATAAATATGGTATTTTCCCTCGTCGTTATTTTTATCCTTCATTAAATAAATTGCCTTATATAAATCAACAATTTATTCCTATTTCAGATTCTGTTTCAAGGCGTATACTATGTTTGCCATTATTTGTAGAACTCTCGGAAGCAAATCAAACACATATTATTAACTTAATAAAGTCTATACTATAA
- a CDS encoding acetyltransferase — protein sequence MKNIVLIGGGNQAHYVIDIIEKQNKYNIVGIIDSIQDIGSYRFGYIVIGRQENISELIEKYNLYGGVISIGDNWSRYFVREQITKLVPDFKFVNAIHPSVIIGNNVEIGCGVVAMAGCIFNPKSKIGDFTFFATGAQVEHDCVISAFASISAGSLTGGYVFLGKYSAITLGVTVFDRLSIGENSVIGAGSLVIRDIPDNVLAYGNPCKIIRERKIGEKFLK from the coding sequence ATGAAAAATATTGTATTAATAGGAGGAGGAAATCAAGCTCATTATGTTATAGATATAATAGAAAAACAAAATAAGTATAATATTGTAGGAATTATTGATTCAATACAAGACATTGGTTCATATAGATTTGGTTATATTGTAATAGGTAGGCAAGAAAACATTTCAGAATTAATAGAAAAATACAATCTTTACGGTGGTGTTATATCAATTGGAGACAATTGGAGTAGATATTTTGTGAGAGAACAAATAACTAAATTAGTTCCTGATTTTAAATTTGTTAATGCAATTCACCCATCAGTTATTATTGGTAATAATGTTGAAATTGGTTGTGGTGTTGTAGCAATGGCTGGATGTATATTTAACCCTAAATCAAAAATAGGAGATTTTACTTTTTTTGCCACAGGTGCACAAGTTGAACATGATTGTGTAATTTCTGCTTTTGCTAGTATTTCAGCAGGATCACTGACCGGGGGCTATGTTTTTTTAGGTAAATATTCAGCAATTACATTGGGTGTTACTGTATTTGACAGGTTGTCTATAGGAGAAAATAGTGTCATTGGAGCAGGGAGCTTAGTTATTAGAGATATTCCTGATAATGTATTAGCCTATGGGAATCCATGTAAAATAATTAGAGAGAGGAAAATAGGCGAGAAATTTTTAAAATAA
- a CDS encoding glycosyltransferase family 2 protein, giving the protein MMMVSVIMITYNHENYIKEAIEGILNQDCDFDYELIIANDCSTDNTNIVINDLIRSNKSKVKIEYFNHEVNLGMIPNFVFVLEQSKGKYIAICEGDDYWTDPLKLQKQVDFLEVNEEYSYCGHQSSELKNDIVRETLIPVKEFTFKELIFSNLLNTATLLIRKEAISKLPVFFKNVPAGDWALQLIAIKDKKAFVLNDNMSVYRVHSQGVWSHLDKEEMCMRGVATVEAFKGFYKDNSSKKLINEAIKQRKKKFGIYKPSLIERGWNKFKRSFLKLILP; this is encoded by the coding sequence ATGATGATGGTAAGTGTAATAATGATTACCTATAATCATGAAAATTATATTAAGGAAGCTATTGAGGGTATATTAAATCAAGATTGTGATTTTGATTACGAGTTGATTATTGCAAATGATTGTTCAACTGATAATACAAATATCGTTATTAATGATTTAATTAGATCCAATAAATCTAAAGTTAAAATAGAATACTTTAATCATGAAGTAAATTTAGGAATGATTCCTAATTTTGTATTTGTATTAGAACAATCTAAAGGAAAATACATTGCCATATGTGAAGGCGATGATTATTGGACAGATCCTTTAAAACTTCAAAAACAAGTTGATTTTCTGGAGGTAAATGAAGAGTATAGTTATTGTGGTCACCAATCTTCTGAATTAAAGAATGATATTGTGAGAGAAACATTGATTCCTGTTAAAGAGTTTACGTTTAAGGAGTTGATTTTTAGTAATTTATTAAATACTGCAACTCTTTTAATAAGAAAAGAGGCTATAAGTAAATTACCGGTTTTTTTTAAGAATGTGCCAGCAGGTGATTGGGCTTTGCAATTAATAGCAATTAAAGATAAAAAAGCTTTTGTTTTAAATGATAATATGAGCGTTTACAGAGTACATAGTCAGGGCGTTTGGAGTCACTTAGATAAAGAAGAAATGTGTATGCGAGGAGTAGCAACGGTAGAAGCTTTTAAGGGCTTTTATAAAGATAATAGTTCTAAAAAATTAATCAACGAAGCAATTAAACAAAGGAAAAAGAAATTTGGTATATATAAACCATCTTTAATAGAAAGAGGTTGGAATAAATTTAAAAGGAGTTTTTTAAAGCTAATATTGCCATAA